The bacterium DNA window CTGCTCGAGCGTGGCCTGTGCGTCGCGGGTATCGGTCAAGGTCATGGATTGGATGGCAACCGGATAATCGCCGCCAATCGTCACCGAACCGATTTTACATTCGCGGACGCGTTTATGCCGAAAGGACTGCGCGGTGAATTCGCCCAACACAGGCAAAGCCAGCCCATTGGCTGGTTTTTCGGTACACGTTCCCTTCAGCGGCAGCAGCTCCATCAGCATCCAATTCCTAATATGACGTTACTTGTCATCTTTCCAAACCCTTTAATCCGTCAATATACGCTCCCGGGGCCGAAATGTCAAACCGAACCCCCTACTCGACTCCTTGTTTTTTCAACGATTTGGGTTGTGGAAAGTTTCACAATTTCGGGGCGTTGGGGCCTCCTCTGCCACGATTTTTCAGGAGTCAGCAAGAAGGGATTGCAAGTTGGCAGATGATTTCGTAAACTAATAGGAATCAGAACTTAGGAGAATCCGTGCAAGTAGTCTGGTTAGGATTGATTCTAATTGGTGTGATCACCGCAATGTTCACCGGCAAGATGGCCGACGTGACGAAAGCGACAGTGGATGCGGCCAAGACCTCCGTGGAGCTGTGCATTGGACTGATCGGGATTATGGCTTTGTGGCTGGGTTTTATGAGGTTAGCCGAAGGGGCCGGGTTGGTGCAGGGGCTGGCCAAGTTGATGCGCCCAGTTATGAAACGGCTTTTCCCCGACGTGCCTCCTGACCATCCGGCGATGGGTTCCATGCTCTCGAACATTGCGGCAAACATGTTGGGTCTCGGCAACTCGGCCACGGCGCTTGGTCTGAAAGCGATGCAGGACCTCAAGAGCCTTAGCAAACTGGGGGACACTGCGACGAATGCCATGGCGACGTTTCTGGCCATGAACTCGGCGGCGATCACGCTGATTCCGGCAACCGTGATTGCCATGCGCGCATCGGCGGGTTCGCAGAATCCAACAGGGATCATCGGTCCCACGCTGATTGCCAGCGTGATCGCGCTCGTCGTCAGCATGGTAGCGGTGAAGCTGCTCGAGAAGCTCAAGCGCTTTCGCGTGGAGGAACCTAAGCCATGAGAGAGGCCTTTGTTGCCTTCGTGCAGGCGGCCTCGGACTGGGCCGTACCGGTGCTGTTTCTGGTGATTGCCGGCGCCGCGCTCTACAAAAAGGTGCGAGTGTATGAGGAATTCATCGAGGGGGCTAAAGAGGGGTTCAACGTCGGCGTGCGGATTATTCCGTACGTCGTGGCGATCCTCTGTGCGATCGCGATTTTTCGCGCGTCAGGAGCGCTCGACGCGACGGTGAATCTGTTAAGCGGCGTGCTTGAACCGCTGGCCATTCCGCCGGAGATCTTGCCAATGGCGATCATCCGGCCGATGTCGGGTTCCGGCGCGATGGGTGTGCTGTCGGAGGGGCTGAAAAGTTATGGCCCCGATTCGCTGATCGGCAACATGATGTCCGTCATGATGGGTTCAACCGAAACGACGTTTTACGTGTTGGCCGTCTATTTCGGCTCGATCTCTGTGCGCACGACGCGGCATACGCTCGCCGCGTGCCTGATCGGTGACGCGGCAGGAATTCTCGCGGCGATCTATGTAAGTCAGTGGTTCTTCAACTAAACGGGCATTTGCCATGCGTCAATTGATTCTACTTCTGTGTTGGGTCTCAGCGACGATGGCCGCTGAGACGGCACTTGCACCTTGGCGCGTGGCGCCAGTGATGCCGCTTCCGCCGGTTGCGTTTGGCGATTCGACGCAGAAGACAGGTGACCTCTTGGACGAGATTGCGTTGGATTGGGATAGCCTAAGCGTATGGAGCGACGCTGCGCGCGTGCAGAACGATCTGACGTTCAGCACGACTGCGGCGCGCGCCTGTGCGCTGGCGGGGACCTATCTGCGCGCCGATGCCTATGGCAAAGTGACCATTGAAGTCACGGGCACGCGGCCTCTGAAGCTGTTCGCGGACGGCCAACAGATCGCGCAAGCCGTCTCGGCGGATAGCGGCGAATTCAAGGCGAGTGCGGAG harbors:
- a CDS encoding nucleoside recognition protein translates to MFTGKMADVTKATVDAAKTSVELCIGLIGIMALWLGFMRLAEGAGLVQGLAKLMRPVMKRLFPDVPPDHPAMGSMLSNIAANMLGLGNSATALGLKAMQDLKSLSKLGDTATNAMATFLAMNSAAITLIPATVIAMRASAGSQNPTGIIGPTLIASVIALVVSMVAVKLLEKLKRFRVEEPKP
- a CDS encoding spore maturation protein; protein product: MREAFVAFVQAASDWAVPVLFLVIAGAALYKKVRVYEEFIEGAKEGFNVGVRIIPYVVAILCAIAIFRASGALDATVNLLSGVLEPLAIPPEILPMAIIRPMSGSGAMGVLSEGLKSYGPDSLIGNMMSVMMGSTETTFYVLAVYFGSISVRTTRHTLAACLIGDAAGILAAIYVSQWFFN